The Bacteroidota bacterium genome segment AACCAATAAAACTAAAATCTATATGAATAAACAATAAAACGTTTATCCTGTATTAAACCACTGACGAATTAATCGTAATACCCATCATATTTAGGCTACCAATTCACAGAAATTTCACTGGACTTCAAAAAACGTATCTGTAAATTTGTGGCAATTTTCACATCATTAGGTACAATAGCACATTTTCAAGAAAGGTAATAGATTATTTAAGCTTTCAAAACAGGGGAAAGGGGTAAAGCTGTGTTAATAATTATCTTCCTTAACTTGCATATAGGCTTTTGGATGAAGGCAGGCTGGACAATTTTCTAAAGCTTTTTCAGATTCATATATATAACCACAATTTATGCACTTCCACCAGACTTTTCCTTCCTTCATAAATACACGGTCTTCCGAAATATTTTGAAGAAGTTTCAGGTATCTTTTTTCATGCTCAGCTTCTACTTTTGCAATCATTTTAAAAGCGGCAGCTACCTCCTTAAAACCTTCTTCTTTGGCAATTGCTGCAAAAGCTGGATACAAATCGGTCCATTCTTCGTTTTCACCTTCAGCTGCTGCTTTCAGGTTTTCAGTAGTTGTTCCAATTATTCCTGCAGGAAACATAGCTGTTATTTCGACCATTCCTCCTTCCAAAAATTTAAAGAATCGTTTGGCGTGTTCTTTTTCCTGTGCTGCTGTTTCCATGAAAATAGCAGCAATTTGTTCGTATCCTTCTTTTTTTGCCACTTTTGCAAAGAATTCATATCGGTTTCTTGCTTGTGATTCTCCGGCAAATGCTTTGAGTAAATTTTGCTCTGTTCTACTTCCTTTAATTGTGTTTGTCATATTTGATATTTTTTTCAAATTTCTATAAAATCTTCTTTTTCTGCTCCGCAAATTGGACATTCATAATGTTTATCCAAATCGTTGAATTTAACTTTTTCTTTGCCTTCATCATAAATATGATTGCAGACCACGCATTTAAATTTTTTATTGTCACCTGATGGAACCTTTTTTTCAAGTTTTGATTTATCGATATAGGTGGGTGCATTTTTGGGAGCAATTCCTTTTTTAATGCTCCGATAATATTCATAGGTAATTGGTTCAAAATCGCTCTTGATAATTTGTGCATCAACAAGTTCACCGATGAAAAGCCAATGTGTGCCTACATCTATTTTATCGACCAATTTAAACTCAAAGTAGGCCACCGAATCATTTAAAACAATGGGGGTGTTGGTTATTCCATACTTGATATCTAAGCCGGAAAATTTGTCTCCATCCCGACCACTTTTGTAACCAAATCGTCCAAATAATTCAGGAGCAGTTTGCTGATGTAATACTGAAACTGAAAAGTGTTTATTTTCCTCAATAAATGCACTTGAATAATTATCCTTATTGCAGGAAGTAGCGAATTTGGCTGGTTCAGAGGTAAGTTGAAAAAAAGTATTTGCAATGTATCCATTCCCGTTATTTTGATCTCCGGAACAAATAATATATAAGCCATAACTGACTTTAAAAAGTGCTTCAAAATTGATCATTTCACAAATTTAATAATTTTATAAATCATTGCAGTAAGTGTAACAAAGTCTACACAAAGTTTATGTTTTTTACCAAGATAAACATTCTTCGTATTTATATTTAGTGTAATTGTTTTATAGCAAATAGATAGCGCCAAGCGACACTATAATGAGGAGCATGGAAATGCTGTAGTAAAGCAAAATTTTGCTGTGTTTATCCCTGTCAGTGCCTGATTTGCTGGAAAATATCAACCCAAGGTTAGCAATAAAAAGAGCAAATATCATCAAAACAATGTGTTCAATTGGCCATAATCGTTTGGAAACCACTAATTCCTCATTGCCGGTTCCAATATAATTAAAGCCCTGAAAAGATCCGAAATTTGTAAATAAAATCAATCCGAAAATCAGTTGTAGATACATGTTGACCAAAAAGACGTACGAAAGAATTTTGTCGAGTTGAGAATAAGAAATTGATTTAGTAATGCCTTTAATTGATCGATAAATTAGCCATACTGCTGCTATCAAAAAAGTTACACTAATAACGCTATGTATGTGTTTAACGATGGGATATAAATTAATCGGATTAATATCCAATAAAGTCATATTAGATTTTGTTTGGTTTGTTATGCATAAACAAAGATACTTATTCCCATCGTATTGACTAGTCAACTTTTATTCAGTATAGAATTGATTATTGTATAAAAAAAAAGAACCAAGGCCTTAAGACATGAAAAAGGACTTGATTCTTGATTTTTTCTAGATTAAAAAATGATGGAGGTTCTTCAATCTATTATTCTCGAACAAATTATATAACTCTAAACACCTACAATTTTAGAGCAAACATTCT includes the following:
- a CDS encoding rubrerythrin family protein, which codes for MTNTIKGSRTEQNLLKAFAGESQARNRYEFFAKVAKKEGYEQIAAIFMETAAQEKEHAKRFFKFLEGGMVEITAMFPAGIIGTTTENLKAAAEGENEEWTDLYPAFAAIAKEEGFKEVAAAFKMIAKVEAEHEKRYLKLLQNISEDRVFMKEGKVWWKCINCGYIYESEKALENCPACLHPKAYMQVKEDNY
- a CDS encoding High molecular weight rubredoxin, whose product is MINFEALFKVSYGLYIICSGDQNNGNGYIANTFFQLTSEPAKFATSCNKDNYSSAFIEENKHFSVSVLHQQTAPELFGRFGYKSGRDGDKFSGLDIKYGITNTPIVLNDSVAYFEFKLVDKIDVGTHWLFIGELVDAQIIKSDFEPITYEYYRSIKKGIAPKNAPTYIDKSKLEKKVPSGDNKKFKCVVCNHIYDEGKEKVKFNDLDKHYECPICGAEKEDFIEI